Within Vigna unguiculata cultivar IT97K-499-35 chromosome 2, ASM411807v1, whole genome shotgun sequence, the genomic segment TTCACTTACGCTTAAGTCGCTTTGCTTCAATTGGCCAGCCTCTGTTTGAAGATCTTATATGCGCAACATGTCTCCCTGGAAGAATCTTGCCTTCAAATCATTCCAGATGTCTTCTGCATTTTCCATCCAAAAGATGTTTTGCCTAATGTTAGAAGACACTGAATGAATGATCCACGACACAACCATATCATTGCATCGTTGCCATGCGTTGAACAAAGAATTTTCCTTCTCTGGTGTCTTGGCCGAACCATTGACAAACTGGGATTTGTTCTTTGCACTCAAGGCGGTGAGCATTGATTTGCTCCAAGAGTGGTAATTTGTAGAGTCAAGAACAGGAGAAACAAAAGCCACGGCTGGGCTTTCGACAGGATGAAGGTAGAGGTAGCTTTCACTGGTTAAGGTCGTCGATGCTTCTTCTTTAGCCATGTTGAAAAGAAACACAAAGATGAAAAACAAGAAACggtgaaagaaaaatagttaCAAGTGATAACAATCAGAGTGAAGAAAAACGCAGCAGAGCTCTTCATTTGAAGAGCTCTAATACCATCTTAAACCCCATGCAGCCTCATGAAGACAAAAGAAACTTAGATGCAAAAACAGGTTTACGTTGACAGAGAAAGAGAAGGTTTGCAGAATGCAACGGaaatggaagagagaaaaaactGAACTGAATTTATTACTATGAAAGC encodes:
- the LOC114174509 gene encoding uncharacterized protein LOC114174509, coding for MAKEEASTTLTSESYLYLHPVESPAVAFVSPVLDSTNYHSWSKSMLTALSAKNKSQFVNGSAKTPEKENSLFNAWQRCNDMVVSWIIHSVSSNIRQNIFWMENAEDIWNDLKARFFQGDMLRI